The Nevskiales bacterium nucleotide sequence GGCCGGCTCGCCCACCTGCGCGTCGAGCTGCAGACTCTGTTCCGGCTGCCGCGCAGCAACGCCATCCTGTTCGGCATTCGCTGCTATCTGATCAGCATCGACGAACTGGCCACGATCCCGAAATGGGCCAAGCGCATGCACCGCGTGCTGAAGACGCTGCCTGCGCCGCTGGTCGATTACAAGGGGCTGACGCGCTATCGCGACACCGTGGTCCGCTACCTCGCGCCCTTGGACGACGGCGCTGCGCTGAGTCATGGCACCGGGCCCGAATGAGATCCCGGCACACCTCACACCAACCCTATCTCACCCGCAATCCAGGAACTGTAACGATGGCCCGGACTTACCGACTGCTGCTCGCCTGCCCCGACCGCCACGGCATCGTCGCCGCGGTCAGCGCCTTCCTCAACCACCACCGCGGCTGGATCGTCGAGGCCAGCCACCACGCCGACCCGGAAAGCGGCTGGTTCTTCATGCGTGACGAGATCCTCGCCGACTCCCTGCCTTTCGACCTCGACGGCTTCCGCGCCGCCTTCGCCGACCTCGCCGCCGAGTTCGACATGCGCTGGCAGATCACCGACTCCGCCGCGCCCAAGCGCGTGCTGCTGCTCGCCAGCCGCGAGGCCCACTGCCTCGCCGATCTGCTCTATCGCTGGCGCAGCGGCGAGCTGCACTTTGACATCCCCGCCGTCATCGCCAACCACGATGAGCTGCGCGGCTACGTCGAGTGGCACGGCATCCCCTACCACCATCTCCCCGTCACCCCGGACACCAAGGCCCAGGCCTTCGCCACCGTCAGTGCTCTGATCGAGGAGTACCGCGCCGACACCATCGTGCTCGCCCGCTACATGCAGA carries:
- the purU gene encoding formyltetrahydrofolate deformylase, which produces MARTYRLLLACPDRHGIVAAVSAFLNHHRGWIVEASHHADPESGWFFMRDEILADSLPFDLDGFRAAFADLAAEFDMRWQITDSAAPKRVLLLASREAHCLADLLYRWRSGELHFDIPAVIANHDELRGYVEWHGIPYHHLPVTPDTKAQAFATVSALIEEYRADTIVLARYMQILPPELCRAYAGRILNIHHSFLPAFVGARPYHQAAARGVKLIGATCHYVTDALDEGPIIEQDVIRVSHRHSVAEMVKLGKDVEKTVLARGLRYHLEDRVLIHGNKTVVFD